A genomic window from Helicobacter pylori includes:
- a CDS encoding dehypoxanthine futalosine cyclase: MRTNREEMLDLMKNAPLKELGQRALRVKQRLHPENLTTFIVDRNINYTNICFVDCKFCAFKRTLKEKDAYVLSYEEIDQKIEELLAIGGTQILFQGGVHPQLKIDYYENLVSHIAQKFPTITIHGFSAVEIDYISKISKLSLKEVLERLKNAGLSSIPGAGAEILSDRVRDVIAPKKLSSDRWVEVHRMAHLCGIKSTATMMFGSVDNEEDVIEHLQRVRDLQDETGGFRAFILWSFQPNNTPLKEEIPSIKKASSNRYLRYLACSRIFLDNIQNIQSSWVTQGSMIGQLALLFGANDLGSVMMEENVVKAAGTSFCMNEAEMIELIEDIGSVAAKRNTAYEILKRYPVRAKV, from the coding sequence ATGCGCACCAACAGAGAAGAAATGTTAGATCTAATGAAAAACGCGCCCTTGAAAGAATTAGGGCAAAGGGCTTTGAGAGTGAAACAACGCTTGCACCCTGAAAACTTGACGACTTTCATTGTGGATAGGAATATCAATTACACCAATATTTGTTTTGTGGATTGCAAGTTTTGCGCGTTCAAGCGCACCCTAAAAGAAAAAGACGCTTATGTGTTGAGCTATGAAGAAATTGATCAAAAAATTGAAGAATTGCTCGCTATTGGTGGCACGCAGATCCTCTTTCAAGGGGGGGTGCACCCGCAGCTCAAAATAGACTATTATGAAAATTTAGTGAGCCATATCGCTCAAAAATTCCCCACTATCACTATCCATGGTTTTAGTGCGGTTGAAATTGATTACATTTCTAAAATCTCTAAATTGTCCTTAAAAGAAGTTTTAGAAAGGTTGAAAAACGCCGGTTTAAGCTCCATTCCAGGGGCCGGTGCAGAAATACTAAGCGATAGGGTGCGCGATGTGATCGCGCCTAAAAAATTGAGCAGTGATCGGTGGGTTGAAGTCCATAGAATGGCGCATCTTTGCGGGATCAAAAGCACGGCTACCATGATGTTTGGGAGCGTGGATAATGAAGAAGATGTGATAGAGCATCTCCAAAGGGTGCGCGATTTGCAAGATGAAACCGGCGGCTTTAGGGCTTTTATTTTATGGAGCTTTCAGCCTAATAACACCCCCCTAAAAGAAGAAATCCCTAGCATTAAAAAAGCGAGTTCCAATCGGTATTTACGCTATTTGGCATGCAGTAGGATTTTTTTAGATAACATTCAAAACATACAAAGTTCATGGGTTACTCAAGGCTCTATGATAGGGCAGTTAGCCTTATTGTTTGGAGCGAATGATTTAGGGAGCGTGATGATGGAAGAAAATGTAGTGAAAGCGGCCGGGACGAGTTTTTGCATGAATGAAGCGGAAATGATAGAGCTTATTGAAGACATTGGGAGTGTGGCGGCTAAACGAAACACCGCTTATGAAATCTTAAAACGATACCCTGTTAGAGCAAAGGTATAA
- a CDS encoding M16 family metallopeptidase: MKKILIILLLGVFMGLQASALTHQEINQAKVPVIYEENHLLPMGFIHLAFRGGGSLGDKNQLGLAKLFAQVLNEGTKELGAVGFAQLLEQKAISLNVDTSTEDLQITLEFLKEYEDEAITRLKELLKSPNFTQNALEKVRTRMLAQLLQKESDFDYLAKLTLKQELFANTPLANASLGTKESLQKIKLDDLKQQFTKVFELNKLVVVLGGDLKMDQTLKRLDNALNFLPQGKAYEEPYFETSDKKSEKILYKDTEQAFVYFGAPFKIKDLKQDLAKSKVMMFVLGGGFGSRLMEKIRVQEGLAYSVYIHSNFSKVAHFASGYLQTKLSTQAKSVALVKKIVKEFAEKGMTQQELDDAKKFLLGSEPLRNETLSSRLNTTYNYFYLGLPLDFKKTLLDQIQKMSLKEINDFIKAHTEINDLTFAIVSNKKKDK; the protein is encoded by the coding sequence ATGAAAAAAATTTTAATCATTTTATTATTAGGAGTTTTTATGGGGTTACAAGCGAGCGCTTTGACACACCAAGAGATCAATCAAGCTAAAGTCCCTGTGATTTATGAAGAAAACCATTTGTTGCCCATGGGGTTTATCCATTTAGCTTTTAGGGGGGGTGGGAGCTTGGGCGATAAAAATCAGCTGGGCTTAGCGAAATTGTTCGCGCAAGTTTTAAACGAAGGCACTAAAGAGCTTGGCGCGGTGGGGTTTGCACAACTTTTAGAGCAAAAAGCGATCAGTTTGAATGTGGATACCAGCACAGAAGATTTGCAAATCACTTTAGAATTTTTGAAAGAATACGAAGATGAAGCCATAACGCGCTTAAAAGAGCTTTTAAAATCCCCTAATTTCACGCAAAACGCCTTAGAAAAAGTTAGAACGAGAATGTTAGCCCAACTTTTGCAAAAAGAAAGCGATTTTGACTATTTAGCCAAATTGACTTTAAAACAAGAACTTTTCGCTAACACCCCTTTAGCTAATGCGTCTTTAGGCACTAAAGAGAGCCTTCAAAAAATCAAGCTAGACGATTTGAAACAACAATTTACTAAGGTTTTTGAACTCAATAAGCTCGTGGTGGTGCTTGGGGGCGATTTAAAAATGGATCAAACCCTTAAGCGTTTGGATAACGCTCTTAATTTCTTGCCGCAAGGTAAGGCGTATGAAGAGCCTTATTTTGAAACAAGCGATAAAAAGAGCGAAAAAATCCTCTATAAAGACACCGAGCAGGCTTTCGTGTATTTTGGCGCGCCCTTTAAAATCAAAGACTTAAAACAGGATCTAGCGAAATCTAAAGTGATGATGTTTGTGCTTGGGGGAGGGTTTGGCTCTCGTTTGATGGAAAAAATCAGGGTTCAAGAGGGCTTAGCTTATAGCGTGTATATCCATTCTAATTTTTCTAAAGTGGCGCATTTTGCAAGCGGGTATTTGCAAACCAAGCTCAGCACTCAAGCTAAAAGCGTCGCCTTAGTTAAAAAAATCGTTAAGGAATTTGCAGAAAAAGGCATGACCCAACAAGAATTAGACGACGCTAAAAAGTTTTTACTAGGCTCTGAGCCTTTAAGGAATGAAACGCTTTCTAGCCGCTTGAACACCACTTACAACTATTTTTATTTAGGGTTGCCTTTAGATTTTAAAAAAACATTGCTTGATCAAATCCAAAAAATGAGTTTGAAAGAAATCAACGATTTCATTAAAGCGCACACCGAAATCAATGATTTGACCTTTGCCATTGTGAGCAATAAGAAGAAGGATAAATAA
- the gatB gene encoding Asp-tRNA(Asn)/Glu-tRNA(Gln) amidotransferase subunit GatB — protein sequence MPFEAVIGLEVHVQLNTKTKIFCSCSTSFGESPNSNTCPVCLGLPGALPVLNKEVVKKAIQLGTALEANINQNSIFARKNYFYPDLPKAYQISQFEVPIVSDGKLEIDTQEGVKIVRIERAHMEEDAGKNIHEGGYSLVDLNRACTPLLEIVSKPDMKNSEEAIAYLKKLHAIVRFIGISDANMQEGNFRCDANVSIRPKGDEKLYTRVEIKNLNSFRFIAKAIEYEIERQSAAWESGRYNEEVVQETRLFDTAKGITLSMRNKEESADYRYFKDPDLYPVFINEKFLKEAQKINELPSTKKIRYMKDFNLKEDDANLLVSDPLLAEYFESMLNLGVKAKTSVTWLCVELLGRLKAEITLENCGVSAHTLGALAKRIDEGKISGKSAKDVLDRLLEERGGDVDALIEQMGLSQVNDTEAIVKVIEEVLKNNADKVLEYKSGKDKLFGFFVGQAMKNLKGANPSVVNAILKEKLD from the coding sequence ATGCCGTTTGAAGCTGTAATCGGGCTAGAAGTCCATGTCCAACTCAACACCAAAACCAAAATCTTTTGCTCTTGCTCTACAAGTTTTGGAGAATCCCCTAATTCTAACACCTGCCCTGTGTGTTTGGGCTTGCCGGGAGCTTTGCCGGTATTGAATAAAGAAGTGGTTAAAAAAGCCATCCAATTAGGCACAGCCCTTGAAGCCAATATCAATCAAAATTCCATTTTTGCAAGAAAAAATTATTTTTACCCTGATTTGCCTAAAGCTTATCAAATCTCGCAATTTGAAGTCCCTATTGTGAGCGATGGGAAATTAGAAATTGACACTCAAGAGGGCGTCAAAATCGTGCGTATTGAAAGGGCTCACATGGAAGAAGATGCCGGTAAAAATATCCATGAGGGCGGTTATTCTTTGGTGGATTTGAACCGCGCTTGCACCCCTTTATTAGAAATTGTCAGTAAGCCGGACATGAAAAATAGCGAAGAAGCCATTGCGTATTTGAAAAAGCTTCATGCTATCGTGCGTTTTATAGGGATTTCTGATGCGAACATGCAAGAGGGGAATTTCAGGTGCGATGCGAATGTTTCCATCAGGCCTAAGGGCGATGAAAAGCTTTACACAAGAGTGGAGATTAAAAATTTAAATAGTTTTAGATTTATCGCTAAAGCGATTGAATATGAAATAGAGCGCCAAAGCGCGGCGTGGGAAAGCGGGCGTTATAATGAAGAGGTGGTTCAAGAAACGCGCCTTTTTGACACTGCTAAAGGGATCACCCTTTCTATGCGTAATAAAGAAGAGTCGGCGGATTACCGCTATTTTAAAGATCCGGATTTGTATCCTGTGTTTATCAATGAAAAATTTTTAAAAGAAGCTCAAAAGATCAACGAATTGCCTAGCACGAAAAAAATCCGCTACATGAAAGATTTTAACCTTAAAGAAGACGATGCGAATTTATTGGTGAGCGATCCTTTATTGGCAGAGTATTTTGAAAGCATGCTTAATCTTGGGGTTAAGGCTAAAACGAGCGTTACATGGCTTTGCGTGGAATTGTTAGGGCGCTTGAAAGCTGAGATCACTTTAGAAAATTGCGGGGTTAGCGCTCACACGCTAGGCGCTTTAGCCAAACGAATCGATGAGGGCAAAATTTCTGGCAAGAGCGCTAAAGATGTGTTAGACAGGCTTTTAGAAGAGCGTGGGGGCGATGTGGATGCACTCATTGAACAAATGGGCTTGTCTCAAGTCAATGATACAGAAGCGATAGTTAAAGTAATAGAAGAAGTGCTTAAAAACAACGCCGATAAGGTGCTTGAATACAAAAGCGGTAAGGACAAGCTTTTTGGGTTTTTTGTAGGCCAAGCGATGAAAAATCTCAAAGGCGCTAATCCTAGCGTGGTGAATGCTATTTTGAAAGAGAAATTGGATTAA
- a CDS encoding peptidylprolyl isomerase — MRRIFSYVLKVLLLFRVVYAEPESKVEALEGKKQDSSLDKKIRQELKNKELKNKEAKSKEEKKKTEEKKEVKPKRKPRAEVHHGDAKSPSQKIASPKIKESAKGVQNKGTQSNAPKPEEKETTSQTLEKNKGTSPGSQFNSIFGNPDNATNNTLEDKVVGGISLLVNGSPITLYQIQEEQEKSKVSKAQARDRLIAERIKNQEIERLKIHVDDDKLDQEMAMMAQQQGMDLDHFKQMLMTEGHYKLYREQLKEHLEMQELLRNILLTNVDTSSETKMREYYNKHKEQFSIPTEVETVRYTSTSQEDLERAMADPNLEIPGVTKANEKIEMKTLNPQIAQVFISHAEGSFTPVMNGGGGQFITFYIKEKKGKNEVSFSQAKQFIAQKLVEESKDKILEEHFEKVRVKSRIVMIRE; from the coding sequence ATGAGAAGAATTTTTTCTTATGTTTTAAAAGTTTTGTTGTTGTTTAGGGTGGTTTATGCAGAGCCTGAATCTAAAGTGGAAGCCTTAGAGGGGAAGAAACAAGATTCTTCTTTGGATAAAAAAATCCGCCAAGAATTGAAGAATAAGGAGTTGAAAAACAAGGAAGCAAAAAGTAAAGAAGAAAAGAAAAAGACCGAAGAAAAGAAAGAAGTAAAACCCAAAAGAAAGCCCAGAGCAGAAGTCCATCATGGGGACGCTAAAAGCCCATCTCAAAAAATTGCGTCTCCTAAAATTAAAGAGAGCGCTAAAGGCGTTCAAAATAAAGGCACTCAAAGTAATGCGCCAAAACCTGAGGAAAAAGAGACAACCTCTCAAACTCTTGAAAAAAATAAAGGGACAAGCCCTGGCTCGCAATTCAATTCCATTTTTGGCAATCCTGATAACGCTACCAATAACACCCTTGAAGATAAAGTCGTGGGGGGCATTTCCTTACTCGTTAATGGCTCGCCTATCACGCTGTATCAAATCCAAGAAGAGCAAGAAAAATCTAAAGTGAGCAAAGCCCAAGCAAGGGATCGCTTGATCGCTGAACGCATTAAAAACCAAGAAATTGAACGCTTAAAAATCCATGTAGATGATGACAAGCTAGACCAAGAAATGGCGATGATGGCGCAACAGCAAGGCATGGATTTGGATCATTTCAAACAAATGCTTATGACTGAGGGGCATTATAAACTCTATAGAGAACAGCTTAAGGAACATTTAGAAATGCAAGAATTGTTGCGTAATATTTTGCTCACTAATGTGGATACTAGCTCTGAAACCAAAATGCGCGAGTATTACAACAAACACAAAGAGCAATTCAGTATCCCCACAGAAGTAGAAACCGTGCGCTACACTTCAACGAGTCAAGAGGATTTAGAAAGGGCTATGGCAGATCCTAATTTGGAAATTCCAGGGGTAACTAAGGCCAATGAAAAAATAGAGATGAAAACCCTAAACCCTCAAATCGCTCAAGTCTTTATTTCTCATGCTGAAGGCTCTTTTACGCCTGTTATGAATGGGGGTGGGGGGCAGTTTATCACCTTTTATATCAAGGAAAAAAAGGGTAAAAATGAAGTGAGCTTCAGCCAAGCTAAGCAATTCATCGCTCAAAAATTAGTGGAAGAATCTAAAGATAAGATTTTAGAAGAGCATTTTGAAAAAGTGCGCGTCAAGTCTAGGATTGTGATGATTAGAGAGTGA
- the rnhA gene encoding ribonuclease HI, whose product MQEIEIFCDGSSLGNPGPGGYAAILRYKDKEKIISGGEQCTTNNRMELRALNEALKILKRPCNITLYSDSQYVCQAINVWLINWQKKNFAKVKNVDLWKEFLEVSQGHSIVAVWIKGHNGHAQNERCDSLAKLEAQKWVKTAT is encoded by the coding sequence ATGCAAGAAATTGAAATTTTTTGCGATGGCTCTTCTTTGGGCAATCCCGGGCCAGGCGGGTATGCGGCGATTTTACGCTATAAGGATAAAGAAAAAATCATCAGTGGGGGCGAACAATGCACCACCAATAACCGCATGGAATTAAGGGCGTTGAATGAAGCTTTAAAAATCTTAAAACGCCCATGCAATATCACGCTTTATAGCGATTCGCAATATGTGTGTCAAGCGATCAATGTGTGGCTGATTAATTGGCAAAAAAAGAATTTTGCTAAAGTCAAAAATGTGGATTTGTGGAAAGAATTTTTAGAAGTCTCTCAAGGGCATTCTATTGTGGCTGTTTGGATCAAGGGGCATAACGGGCATGCACAAAATGAGCGGTGCGATAGTCTCGCTAAATTAGAAGCGCAAAAATGGGTCAAAACGGCCACTTGA
- the rnc gene encoding ribonuclease III, whose translation MKDKNNKLADCPYITLEKALGYSFKDKHLLEQALTHKSCKLALNNERLEFLGDAVLGLVIGELLYHKFYQYDEGKLSKLRASIVSAQGFTKLAKVISLQDYLRVSSSEETSKGREKPSILSSAFEALMAGVYLEAGLDKVRKIMQNLLNRTYKRLDLEHLSVDYKTALQELTQAQFCVIPTYQLLKEKGPAHHKEFEMALYIQNQMYATAKGKSKKEAEQQCAYQALQKLKGIK comes from the coding sequence ATGAAAGACAAAAACAATAAGCTTGCAGATTGCCCTTATATTACGCTAGAAAAAGCTTTAGGGTATTCTTTTAAAGACAAGCATTTATTGGAGCAAGCCTTAACGCATAAATCATGCAAGCTCGCTTTAAACAACGAGCGCTTGGAATTTTTAGGCGATGCGGTGTTGGGCTTGGTGATAGGGGAGTTGCTATACCATAAATTTTATCAATACGATGAGGGGAAACTCTCCAAATTAAGGGCTTCTATCGTAAGCGCGCAGGGTTTTACGAAATTAGCGAAAGTGATTTCTTTGCAAGATTATTTGCGCGTCTCTTCTTCTGAAGAAACCTCTAAAGGGAGGGAAAAACCCTCTATTTTATCAAGCGCCTTTGAAGCTTTAATGGCTGGGGTGTATTTGGAGGCAGGGTTAGATAAAGTGCGTAAAATCATGCAAAATTTGCTCAATCGCACTTACAAGCGTTTGGATTTGGAACATTTGTCTGTGGATTATAAAACCGCTTTGCAAGAATTGACCCAAGCGCAATTTTGCGTGATCCCCACTTACCAATTACTCAAAGAAAAAGGGCCCGCTCACCATAAAGAATTTGAAATGGCTTTATACATTCAAAATCAAATGTATGCGACCGCTAAAGGCAAGAGTAAAAAAGAAGCCGAACAGCAATGCGCCTATCAAGCGCTCCAAAAACTTAAGGGGATAAAATGA
- the aroC gene encoding chorismate synthase, producing MNTLGHFLRLTTFGESHGSVIGGVLDGMPSGIKIDYALLENEMKRRQGGRNVFTTPRKEDDKVEITSGVFEDFSTGTPIGFLIHNQRARSKDYDNIKNLFRPSHADFTYFYKYGIRDFRGGGRSSARESAIRVAAGAFAKMLLKEIGIVCESGIMKIGGIEAKNYDFNHALESEIFALDKEQEEAQKTAIQNAIKNHDSIGGVALIRARSVKRNQKLPIGLGQGLYAKLDAKIAEAMMGLNGVKAVEIGKGVESSLLKGSEYNDLMDQKGFLSNRSGGILGGMSNGEEIIVKVHFKPTPSIFQPQPTIDIKGNECECLLKGRHDPCIAIRGSVVCESLLSLVLADMVLLNLTSKIEYLKTIYNEN from the coding sequence ATGAATACTTTAGGGCATTTTTTAAGGCTAACGACTTTTGGAGAATCGCATGGGAGCGTCATAGGGGGGGTTTTAGACGGCATGCCTAGTGGGATTAAAATAGACTATGCATTATTAGAAAATGAAATGAAGCGCCGTCAAGGGGGGAGGAATGTTTTCACCACGCCACGAAAAGAAGACGATAAAGTGGAAATAACAAGCGGGGTTTTTGAAGATTTCAGCACAGGGACGCCCATAGGGTTTTTAATCCACAATCAAAGGGCTAGGAGCAAGGATTACGATAACATTAAAAACCTTTTCAGACCTAGCCATGCGGATTTCACTTATTTTTATAAATACGGCATCAGAGATTTTAGGGGTGGGGGGAGGAGTTCGGCCAGAGAGAGCGCTATAAGAGTGGCAGCTGGGGCGTTTGCTAAAATGCTTTTAAAAGAAATTGGCATTGTTTGTGAAAGCGGGATTATGAAGATTGGGGGCATTGAAGCCAAAAATTACGATTTCAATCATGCTTTAGAAAGTGAAATTTTTGCCCTGGATAAAGAACAAGAAGAAGCGCAAAAAACAGCCATTCAAAACGCTATCAAAAACCACGATAGCATAGGGGGGGTGGCTTTGATTAGAGCAAGGAGCGTGAAAAGAAATCAAAAACTCCCCATTGGATTAGGCCAGGGGCTATACGCTAAATTAGACGCTAAAATCGCTGAAGCGATGATGGGGCTTAACGGGGTGAAAGCGGTTGAAATTGGCAAAGGGGTAGAAAGCTCTTTATTAAAAGGCTCAGAGTATAATGATTTGATGGATCAAAAAGGGTTTTTGAGCAATCGTAGTGGAGGGATTTTAGGGGGCATGAGCAATGGGGAAGAGATCATTGTTAAAGTGCATTTTAAACCCACGCCAAGCATTTTCCAACCTCAACCAACCATAGACATTAAGGGTAATGAATGCGAATGTTTGTTAAAAGGCAGGCATGACCCTTGCATTGCGATTAGAGGGAGTGTGGTGTGTGAGAGTTTGCTCTCGTTAGTGTTGGCCGATATGGTATTACTCAATTTGACTTCAAAAATAGAGTATTTAAAAACGATTTATAATGAGAATTAA
- a CDS encoding DUF2603 domain-containing protein yields the protein MEKLPKKRVSKTKSQKLINSLTTQKNRALLKKISANEMLLELEKGAFKKNEAYFISDEEDKNYVLVPDNVISLLAENARKAFEARLKAELERDIIIQAPIDFEDVREVSLQLLENLRQKDGNLPNINTLNFVKQIKKEHPNLFFNFDNMFKQPPFNENNFENFDSNDEENF from the coding sequence ATGGAAAAGTTACCTAAAAAACGAGTTTCTAAAACCAAATCACAAAAACTTATCAATAGCCTTACCACCCAAAAAAACAGAGCTTTGCTTAAAAAAATCAGCGCTAATGAAATGCTTTTAGAGTTAGAAAAAGGGGCGTTTAAAAAAAATGAAGCTTATTTTATTTCTGATGAAGAAGATAAAAATTATGTTTTAGTGCCAGATAATGTGATCTCTCTTTTGGCAGAAAACGCCAGAAAAGCTTTTGAAGCCAGGCTTAAAGCGGAATTAGAAAGGGATATTATCATTCAAGCGCCGATTGATTTTGAAGACGTGCGCGAAGTTTCTTTGCAATTATTAGAAAATTTACGCCAAAAAGATGGGAATTTACCCAATATCAACACCTTAAATTTTGTCAAACAAATCAAAAAAGAACACCCTAATTTGTTTTTTAATTTTGACAACATGTTCAAACAACCCCCTTTTAATGAAAATAATTTTGAAAATTTTGACAGCAATGATGAGGAAAATTTTTAA
- the hemN gene encoding oxygen-independent coproporphyrinogen III oxidase: MQTIDFEKFSQYSKPGPRYTSYPTAVEFKENFNEESLKKAFFSHDNLKNPMPLSLYTHLPFCRSACYFCACSVIYTSLEEKKTRYISYLKKELALLKNAMDTNREVAQFHYGGGTPTFFSPIQLDEITQSIQEVFPNFSQDIEMSCEIDPRHFTKEHMQTLFDRGFNRLSFGVQDFDFEVQKAIHRIQPFEMVQDAVKLARDYGIKSINFDLIYGLPNQTKESFLKTLEWVLKLDPDRLAVFNYAHVPWVKKTMRKIDETLLPSPKDKLEILEALISFLEKANYQMIGMDHFAKSDNELYLALQKAELRRNFQGYTTKKFTQTIGIGVTSIGEGGDYYTQNYKDLNQYEKALDLGHLPVERGVALTKEDVLRKEVIMQMMSNLKLDYSKIEEKFSIDFKAHFKKELEKLKPYEEAGLLSFNAKGFEMTRTGGMLVRNMAMEFDAYLRGGEKHFSKTL, from the coding sequence ATGCAAACCATTGATTTTGAAAAATTTTCACAATACTCTAAGCCCGGCCCACGATACACCAGCTACCCCACAGCGGTGGAGTTTAAAGAAAATTTTAACGAAGAGAGTTTGAAAAAAGCGTTTTTTTCCCATGACAACCTCAAAAACCCCATGCCCTTATCGCTTTATACGCATTTGCCCTTTTGCAGGAGCGCGTGTTATTTTTGCGCTTGTTCGGTCATTTACACTAGTTTGGAAGAGAAAAAAACCCGCTATATTAGCTATCTTAAAAAAGAACTCGCCCTTTTAAAAAATGCGATGGACACGAACAGAGAAGTGGCGCAATTCCACTATGGCGGCGGCACGCCAACCTTTTTTTCGCCCATTCAATTAGATGAGATCACTCAAAGCATTCAAGAAGTTTTCCCCAATTTCAGCCAAGACATTGAAATGAGTTGCGAGATTGACCCTAGGCATTTCACTAAAGAGCATATGCAAACCTTATTTGATAGAGGGTTTAACCGCTTGAGTTTTGGGGTGCAAGATTTTGATTTTGAAGTCCAAAAAGCCATTCATAGAATCCAGCCTTTTGAAATGGTTCAAGATGCGGTGAAGCTCGCTAGAGATTATGGCATTAAATCCATTAATTTTGATTTGATTTATGGCTTACCCAACCAAACTAAAGAGAGTTTTTTAAAAACTTTGGAGTGGGTTTTGAAACTGGATCCGGACCGATTAGCGGTGTTTAATTACGCGCATGTGCCTTGGGTGAAAAAAACGATGCGTAAAATTGATGAAACCCTATTGCCAAGCCCTAAAGACAAATTAGAGATTCTAGAAGCCCTGATTAGTTTTTTAGAAAAAGCAAATTATCAAATGATAGGCATGGATCATTTCGCTAAAAGCGATAATGAATTGTATCTAGCCCTTCAAAAAGCGGAGTTACGCCGTAATTTTCAAGGCTATACCACGAAAAAATTCACTCAAACCATTGGCATTGGCGTTACGAGCATTGGCGAAGGGGGCGATTATTACACGCAAAATTATAAAGATTTAAACCAGTATGAAAAAGCCCTTGATTTGGGGCATTTACCGGTAGAAAGGGGCGTAGCGCTAACCAAAGAAGATGTGTTAAGGAAAGAAGTGATCATGCAAATGATGAGCAATTTAAAATTGGATTACTCTAAAATTGAAGAAAAATTTTCTATTGATTTTAAAGCGCATTTTAAAAAAGAATTAGAAAAATTAAAGCCTTATGAAGAAGCGGGTTTGCTTTCATTCAATGCTAAAGGCTTTGAGATGACAAGAACAGGGGGCATGCTCGTAAGAAACATGGCTATGGAATTTGACGCGTATTTGCGTGGGGGCGAAAAACATTTCAGTAAAACGCTATGA
- a CDS encoding (Fe-S)-binding protein, whose translation MSENIFEEVGDACVKCAKCVPGCTIYRIHKDEATSPRGFLDLMRLNAQNKLKLDTNLKHLLETCFLCTACVETCPFHLPIDTLIEKAREKIAQKHGIAWYKKSYFSLLKNRKRMDRVFSVAHFLAPCVLKQVGDSLEPRVAFKGLFKRFKKSALPPLNQKSFLQKHTEVKPLENPIQKVAIFIGCLSNYHYQQVGESLLYILEKLNIQAIIPKQECCAAPAYFTGDKETTLFLVKKNIEWFESYLNEVDAIIVPEATCASMLINDYYKVFLGEKDKDLYVKRLEKITPKIYLASVFLEKHTPLKNLLEKTPNERKEVITYHNPCHAKKTLNAHKEVRNLLNSHYEIKEMPDNCCGFGGITMQTEKAEFSFKVGLLRAKEIMDTKAGILSAECGACHMQLNNALKSLDNPNTPSFLHPLELIAKALKSAE comes from the coding sequence ATGAGTGAAAATATTTTTGAAGAAGTAGGGGACGCTTGCGTTAAATGCGCTAAATGCGTGCCAGGTTGCACCATATACCGCATTCATAAAGATGAGGCGACTTCGCCTAGGGGCTTTTTAGATTTGATGCGCTTAAACGCTCAAAACAAGCTTAAATTAGACACGAATTTAAAACACCTTTTAGAAACTTGTTTTTTATGCACCGCTTGCGTGGAAACCTGCCCTTTTCATTTGCCCATAGACACCTTAATAGAAAAAGCCAGGGAAAAAATCGCTCAAAAGCATGGCATTGCATGGTATAAAAAATCCTATTTTTCGCTTTTAAAAAACCGCAAAAGAATGGATAGGGTGTTTTCGGTGGCGCATTTTTTAGCCCCTTGCGTTCTCAAGCAAGTAGGGGATAGTTTAGAGCCTAGAGTGGCGTTTAAAGGCTTGTTCAAACGCTTTAAAAAAAGCGCTCTGCCTCCTTTAAATCAAAAAAGTTTTTTGCAAAAACACACAGAGGTTAAGCCTTTAGAAAACCCCATTCAAAAAGTGGCGATCTTTATAGGGTGCTTGAGCAATTACCACTACCAGCAAGTAGGGGAGAGCTTGTTGTATATTTTAGAAAAGCTTAACATTCAAGCGATCATTCCTAAACAAGAATGCTGCGCGGCTCCTGCATATTTTACCGGCGATAAAGAAACCACGCTTTTTTTAGTGAAAAAAAACATTGAATGGTTTGAAAGCTATTTAAATGAAGTGGATGCGATCATCGTGCCTGAAGCCACATGCGCTAGCATGCTCATTAACGATTATTACAAGGTGTTTTTAGGCGAAAAAGATAAGGATTTGTATGTGAAGCGTTTGGAAAAAATCACGCCTAAAATCTATCTTGCGAGCGTGTTTTTAGAAAAACACACCCCTTTAAAAAATCTTTTAGAAAAAACCCCTAATGAAAGAAAGGAAGTGATTACTTATCATAACCCTTGCCATGCCAAAAAAACCCTAAACGCCCATAAAGAAGTGCGAAACTTGCTCAATTCGCATTATGAAATCAAGGAAATGCCGGATAATTGTTGCGGCTTTGGGGGGATTACCATGCAAACCGAAAAGGCAGAGTTTTCTTTTAAAGTGGGGCTTCTTAGGGCTAAAGAAATCATGGACACCAAAGCTGGAATTTTGAGCGCAGAATGTGGGGCATGCCATATGCAACTCAATAACGCTCTAAAATCTTTAGACAACCCCAACACCCCCTCTTTTTTACACCCCCTAGAACTCATCGCTAAGGCTTTAAAAAGCGCTGAATAG